From a region of the Daphnia pulicaria isolate SC F1-1A chromosome 1, SC_F0-13Bv2, whole genome shotgun sequence genome:
- the LOC124326236 gene encoding beta-hexosaminidase subunit alpha-like translates to MKKIIFLFLLLDFLNGWAESNSQKSNLRFPFDLPKGEGPWIRPSIGQIWPQPQLQQSTNNFMVLRPNDFQFQITGNTCDILEEAIHRYHDLIFFPKKGSGTAKRFLKLSKKYSSSWEQNEHFRGYLDTVALHVMQPCETYPSLDMDEHYEIKIDATDKPREGIILSQSVWGILRGLESFSQLIYASQNGIAFQINSTMVMDFPRFPHRGLLLDSSRHFLPLDVIKDNLDLMAQNKLNVFHWHITDDPSFPYESRKFPSLSQLGSFSQYSHVYSPSDVQDIIQYARMRGVRVIPEFDTPGHTQSWGPGSPGLLTRCYKKDGTADDFFGPINPVPAKNYKFLKEFFAETFEVFPDAYIHLGGDEVDFSCWASNPEINSFMKSRGWGQDFARLEQFYMQRLINVTQDVTKGDMRYLVWQEVIDNNVVLPTDTVIHVWKDGNKFHDELARVTKFGYRTVLSSPWYLNYINYGVDWDRYYLAEPLAFNGTESQKRLVIGGEACMWGEFIDAVSVTSTTWPRASAVAERLWSNANVNDARLAAPRLEEHRCRLLRRGFSVNPINGVSYCDVEW, encoded by the exons atgaagaaaattattttcctctttctacttctggattttttgaatggtTGGGCAGAATCAAACTCTCAAAAAAGCAATCTTcgatttccatttgatttacCAAAAGGAGAAGGACCCTGGATACGCCCATCGATCGGCCAGATTTGGCCTCAGCCACAACTACAACAG TCTACCAACAATTTCATGGTACTGAGACCAAACGACTTCCAATTTCAG ATCACTGGAAATACCTGTGATATTCTTGAAGAAGCTATTCATCGTTACCacgatttaatatttttccccaaaaaaggaAGTGGAACTGCAAAACGATTTTTGAAGTTATCTAAAAAGTACAGCTCGTCTTGGgaacagaatgaacatttccGAGGTTATCTCGATACGGTTGCCCTTCATGTAATGCAACCGTGCGAAACTTATCCCTCACTCGACATGGACGAGCACT ATGAGATTAAGATAGACGCGACCGACAAGCCGCGCGAAGGTATCATATTAAGTCAGAGTGTTTGGGGGATATTGCGAGGATTGGAATCCTTTAGTCAACTGATCTACGCATCGCAGAATGGTATCGCG tttcaaatCAATTCGACCATGGTGATGGACTTCCCAAGATTTCCGCATCgtgggttgttgttggattCATCTCGACATTTCTTACCCCTTGATGTTATCAAAGATAACTTGGATTTGATGGCTCAAAATAAACTGAATGTGTTTCATTGGCATATAACGGATGACCCATCTTTTCCGTACGAAAGTAGGAAATTTCCAAGTCTAAG CCAGCTAGGATCGTTCAGTCAGTACAGCCATGTGTACAGTCCTTCGGACGTTCAAGACATCATCCAGTATGCACGTATGAGAGGTGTTAGAGTCATCCCAGAGTTTGACACTCCTG ggcACACGCAATCTTGGGGGCCGGGTTCTCCTGGTTTACTTACACGTTGCTATAAAAAAGACGGAACGGCGGACGATTTCTTTGGTCCTATAAATCCAGTTCCtgccaaaaattacaaattcttGAAAGAATTCTTTGCTGAAACATTTGAAGTGTTTCCTGACGCTTACATTCATCTTGGAGGGGATGAAGTTGACTTCAGCTGCTG GGCAAGCAATCCGGAAATTAACAGTTTCATGAAATCACGGGGGTGGGGACAGGACTTTGCCCGTTTGGAACAGTTCTACATGCAACGCTTAATAAATGTTACACAAGATGTGACGAAAGGCGATATGCGTTACTTGGTGTGGCAAGAAGTTATTGACAATAATGTCGTCTTGCCAACTGACACTGTGATACACGTCTGGAAAGATGGCAATAAATTCCACGATGAACTGGCTCGA gtaACTAAATTTGGTTATCGAACCGTTCTTTCATCACCCTGGTACCTCAATTATATCAATTACGGCGTGGATTGGGATCGCTACTATTTAGCTGAACCGTTGGCATTTAACGGAACTGAAAGCCAGAAACGTCTA GTAATTGGAGGTGAGGCCTGCATGTGGGGAGAATTCATCGACGCTGTAAGTGTGACATCTACTACATGGCCTCGGGCTTCGGCCGTTGCTGAAAGGCTTTGGTCGAATGCTAATGTCAATGATGCGCGGCTCGCCGCCCCACGCTTGGAAGAACATAG gTGTCGTTTACTCCGTCGCGGCTTTAGTGTTAATCCGATCAATGGCGTCAGCTATTGCGATGTCGAATGGTGA
- the LOC124340600 gene encoding DENN domain-containing protein 1A-like isoform X1: protein MGSRLRNDVKHLIECFCEIVSPETSNKQPWVVQKFPENFKDDEMLKQVSLFAFPCDVPCNTVQHFSFVLTSLDSKWTFGFCRQAPGAQTALVIISYLPWHEFFFKILNQIAELMQEQAVQDLNSFLEGLYQRDVPAPSTTLHIPFGRAHRVYTCKCPNTYTLPSIPENRNLTEYFNAVDAHNMMVIFASMLHERRIVMVSSRISRLSACIQAANAVIYPMIWQHIYIPVLPPHLMDYLLAPMPYLSGVPSTTWERVRKSELGELVVLNVDSNHIETPFDDLERLPPDIVSGMRRRLKTPGNMMGDGVARVFLRALVQLIGGYRDALRFRQGEQITFCEDALVQSRPLPLRPFLESMLQLQIFQQFIEERLEMLNSGQGFSDEFELEACLYSDKSSSRLKQQYKEWSSTMRKESGALFKKANPAMRNAVKTVGRLAKEKSRTAYREVRSKFKDMQINRELEGAAYSAANTKLRDKPRSAPSSPKFSSSDVSANQRRTVVSPSTLTHQINSNFIDRNHSLRRCETSVSQHYHVSGSSPGYPTGTNGASSSSDESGTEDELNMIPLNLNLMDDMKDILAKTASSASTPPAIDRSRKPSLSSPPVSPVANPVLRQHSAPILNAGPYSVQPIPLPPLRSRKRTTEPQSSPLSPKSAAQVDLIRLDSATSLSPVDEFDPLGALRTEPEPTRVTQSNPVYSFHVPRQIAEPQVPSGPSSGSGGSTTFKGYTSRFDTGSDPFSNLLAFTRTNLGPTVSGPERAKPNESFLTSDKSSWTTFD from the exons ATGGGATCTAGATTAAG AAACGATGTTAAACACCTCATCGAGTGTTTCTGTGAAATAGTGAGTCCTGAAACCTCCAACAAGCAGCCATGGGTTGTTCAAAAGTTCCcggaaaattttaaagatgaTGAAATGTTAAAGCAAGTTTCTCTGTTTGCATTTCCTTGTGATGTACCATG CAACACAGTCCAACACTTTTCCTTCGTGCTAACAAGCCTAGATTCAAAATGGACTTTTGGATTCTGTCGTCAAGCACCAGGAGCTCAAACAGCACTAGTTATCATCAGTTATTTACCCTGGCatgaatttttcttcaaaattctCAATCAGATTGCTGAATTGATGCAAGAGCAAGCAGTGCAAGATCTGAATAGCTTTCTGGAAGGACTCTACCAAAGAGATGTTCCTGCACCAAGTACAACTCTTCATATCCCTTTTGGGAGAGCTCATAGAGTTTACACTTGTAAATGCCCCAATACATACACCCTACCCAGCATTCCTGAGAAT AGAAATCTGACCGAGTATTTTAATGCCGTCGATGCCCACAACATGATGGTAATTTTTGCTTCCATGTTGCACGAACGGCGCATCGTCATGGTCTCTTCCAGAATATCTCGACTTAGCGCTTGTATCCAAGCTGCTAATGCTGTGATCTACCCCATG ATCTGGCAGCACATATACATCCCTGTTCTTCCTCCACATTTAATGGACTACCTACTTGCCCCTAtg CCCTACTTGTCTGGTGTTCCATCCACTACTTGGGAG AGAGTTCGAAAATCTGAATTAGGCGAACTCGTAGTTTTGAATGTCGATTCCAACCACATCGAAACCCCGTTTGACGATTTGGAACGCTTGCCGCCAGATATA gTATCTGGCATGCGGCGGCGACTAAAGACTCCAGGAAACATGATGGGCGACGGTGTTGCTCGTGTATTTCTTCGAGCTCTTGTGCAGCTCATTGGAGGCTACCGCGATGCGCTTCGCTTTCGACAAGGGGAGCAAATCACTTTTTGCGAAGATGCTCTAGTGCAGTCACGACCGCTACCTCTACGCCCTTTTCTGGAGTCAATGCTTCAATTGCAAATCTttcaacaatttattgaagaaaGACTGGAAATGTTAAACTCGGGACAA GGTTTTTCGgacgaatttgaattagagGCTTGCCTGTACTCTGACAAATCGAGTAGTCGCTTAAAACAACAGTACAAAGAATGGTCAAGCACCATGAGAAAAGAAAGTGgtgctctttttaaaaag GCGAATCCAGCCATGCGGAACGCTGTCAAAACTGTTGGGCGACTAGCCAAGGAAAAGAGTCGGACAGCTTATAGAGAAGTTCGTTCGAAATTCAAAGACATGCAGATTAACAGGGAACTAGAAGGGGCTGCATATTCGGCTGCTAATACTAAATTGCGCGACAAACCACGCTCCGCACCCTCGTCTCCGAAGTTCAGCAGCAGCGACGTGTCGGCAAATCAAAGGAGAACTGTAGTGTCACCCTCGACCCTAACACACCAGATTAACTCGAACTTCATAGATCGAAACCATTCTTTACGTCGGTGTGAGACTTCGGTCAGTCAACACTACCATGTTAGCGGATCCAGTCCTGGATATCCTACCGGAACCAATGGAGCGAGTTCCAGTTCGGATGAGAGCGGTACTGAAGATGAACTGAACATGATACCTCTCAATTTGAACTTGATGGACGACATGAAGGATATTTTGGCCAAGACAGCGTCTTCCGCGTCAACACCACCCGCCATAGATCGTTCA cgTAAACCCAGTTTATCCAGTCCCCCTGTTTCCCCTGTTGCCAACCCTGTCCTACGTCAACATAGTGCACCTATCCTTAACGCTGGACCTTATTCTGTTCAACCGATTCCCCTGCCACCCCTCCGTTCTCGTAAGCGTACTACCGAGCCACAAAGTAGTCCACTGTCTCCtaag agtGCAGCACAAGTAGATTTGATTCGTCTGGACTCGGCAACTTCACTCTCGCCAGTCGATGAATTTGATCCTTTAGGAGCTCTTCGAACGGAACCAGAACCAACGCGGGTAACCCAGTCTAATCCGGTCTATTCCTTCCACGTTCCGCGACAGATCGCAGAACCCCAAGTGCCATCTGGACCCAGCAGTGGTAGTGGTGGATCAACTACTTTTAAGGGCTACACCAGCCGTTTTGATACAGGATCGGATCCGTTCAGCAATCTATTGGCGTTCACACGAACCAATCTTGGGCCAACTGTCTCTGGACCCGAACGCGCCAAACCTAACGAATCCTTCCTTACATCCGACAAGTCATCTTGGACAACAtttgattaa
- the LOC124340600 gene encoding DENN domain-containing protein 1A-like isoform X2, whose translation MGSRLRNDVKHLIECFCEIVSPETSNKQPWVVQKFPENFKDDEMLKQVSLFAFPCDVPCNTVQHFSFVLTSLDSKWTFGFCRQAPGAQTALVIISYLPWHEFFFKILNQIAELMQEQAVQDLNSFLEGLYQRDVPAPSTTLHIPFGRAHRVYTCKCPNTYTLPSIPENRNLTEYFNAVDAHNMMVIFASMLHERRIVMVSSRISRLSACIQAANAVIYPMIWQHIYIPVLPPHLMDYLLAPMPYLSGVPSTTWERVRKSELGELVVLNVDSNHIETPFDDLERLPPDIVSGMRRRLKTPGNMMGDGVARVFLRALVQLIGGYRDALRFRQGEQITFCEDALVQSRPLPLRPFLESMLQLQIFQQFIEERLEMLNSGQGFSDEFELEACLYSDKSSSRLKQQYKEWSSTMRKESGALFKKANPAMRNAVKTVGRLAKEKSRTAYREVRSKFKDMQINRELEGAAYSAANTKLRDKPRSAPSSPKFSSSDVSANQRRTVVSPSTLTHQINSNFIDRNHSLRRCETSVSQHYHVSGSSPGYPTGTNGASSSSDESGTEDELNMIPLNLNLMDDMKDILAKTASSASTPPAIDRSSAAQVDLIRLDSATSLSPVDEFDPLGALRTEPEPTRVTQSNPVYSFHVPRQIAEPQVPSGPSSGSGGSTTFKGYTSRFDTGSDPFSNLLAFTRTNLGPTVSGPERAKPNESFLTSDKSSWTTFD comes from the exons ATGGGATCTAGATTAAG AAACGATGTTAAACACCTCATCGAGTGTTTCTGTGAAATAGTGAGTCCTGAAACCTCCAACAAGCAGCCATGGGTTGTTCAAAAGTTCCcggaaaattttaaagatgaTGAAATGTTAAAGCAAGTTTCTCTGTTTGCATTTCCTTGTGATGTACCATG CAACACAGTCCAACACTTTTCCTTCGTGCTAACAAGCCTAGATTCAAAATGGACTTTTGGATTCTGTCGTCAAGCACCAGGAGCTCAAACAGCACTAGTTATCATCAGTTATTTACCCTGGCatgaatttttcttcaaaattctCAATCAGATTGCTGAATTGATGCAAGAGCAAGCAGTGCAAGATCTGAATAGCTTTCTGGAAGGACTCTACCAAAGAGATGTTCCTGCACCAAGTACAACTCTTCATATCCCTTTTGGGAGAGCTCATAGAGTTTACACTTGTAAATGCCCCAATACATACACCCTACCCAGCATTCCTGAGAAT AGAAATCTGACCGAGTATTTTAATGCCGTCGATGCCCACAACATGATGGTAATTTTTGCTTCCATGTTGCACGAACGGCGCATCGTCATGGTCTCTTCCAGAATATCTCGACTTAGCGCTTGTATCCAAGCTGCTAATGCTGTGATCTACCCCATG ATCTGGCAGCACATATACATCCCTGTTCTTCCTCCACATTTAATGGACTACCTACTTGCCCCTAtg CCCTACTTGTCTGGTGTTCCATCCACTACTTGGGAG AGAGTTCGAAAATCTGAATTAGGCGAACTCGTAGTTTTGAATGTCGATTCCAACCACATCGAAACCCCGTTTGACGATTTGGAACGCTTGCCGCCAGATATA gTATCTGGCATGCGGCGGCGACTAAAGACTCCAGGAAACATGATGGGCGACGGTGTTGCTCGTGTATTTCTTCGAGCTCTTGTGCAGCTCATTGGAGGCTACCGCGATGCGCTTCGCTTTCGACAAGGGGAGCAAATCACTTTTTGCGAAGATGCTCTAGTGCAGTCACGACCGCTACCTCTACGCCCTTTTCTGGAGTCAATGCTTCAATTGCAAATCTttcaacaatttattgaagaaaGACTGGAAATGTTAAACTCGGGACAA GGTTTTTCGgacgaatttgaattagagGCTTGCCTGTACTCTGACAAATCGAGTAGTCGCTTAAAACAACAGTACAAAGAATGGTCAAGCACCATGAGAAAAGAAAGTGgtgctctttttaaaaag GCGAATCCAGCCATGCGGAACGCTGTCAAAACTGTTGGGCGACTAGCCAAGGAAAAGAGTCGGACAGCTTATAGAGAAGTTCGTTCGAAATTCAAAGACATGCAGATTAACAGGGAACTAGAAGGGGCTGCATATTCGGCTGCTAATACTAAATTGCGCGACAAACCACGCTCCGCACCCTCGTCTCCGAAGTTCAGCAGCAGCGACGTGTCGGCAAATCAAAGGAGAACTGTAGTGTCACCCTCGACCCTAACACACCAGATTAACTCGAACTTCATAGATCGAAACCATTCTTTACGTCGGTGTGAGACTTCGGTCAGTCAACACTACCATGTTAGCGGATCCAGTCCTGGATATCCTACCGGAACCAATGGAGCGAGTTCCAGTTCGGATGAGAGCGGTACTGAAGATGAACTGAACATGATACCTCTCAATTTGAACTTGATGGACGACATGAAGGATATTTTGGCCAAGACAGCGTCTTCCGCGTCAACACCACCCGCCATAGATCGTTCA agtGCAGCACAAGTAGATTTGATTCGTCTGGACTCGGCAACTTCACTCTCGCCAGTCGATGAATTTGATCCTTTAGGAGCTCTTCGAACGGAACCAGAACCAACGCGGGTAACCCAGTCTAATCCGGTCTATTCCTTCCACGTTCCGCGACAGATCGCAGAACCCCAAGTGCCATCTGGACCCAGCAGTGGTAGTGGTGGATCAACTACTTTTAAGGGCTACACCAGCCGTTTTGATACAGGATCGGATCCGTTCAGCAATCTATTGGCGTTCACACGAACCAATCTTGGGCCAACTGTCTCTGGACCCGAACGCGCCAAACCTAACGAATCCTTCCTTACATCCGACAAGTCATCTTGGACAACAtttgattaa
- the LOC124320858 gene encoding DNA repair protein RAD51 homolog 3-like isoform X1, whose protein sequence is MATNNANSRPISTYPIPASIQTKLNKAGFLTTGSVLNLRPSELSSSAEISVEDAADVLDLVGKPMGKFLDTKTALEILREEQLLHPIVTLSQNVDEILCGGVPLSKVTEISGIAGVGKTQLCLQLCVTVQIPEECGGIQGQAIFIDTEGSFNASRLEDMSQACVEHCRKTMNLPVDAWNLASIRENIYVYRCKEVTDLLSCVMILKEFLKSHRQVKLIVIDSLAFHFRHDLENTALRSRVLHKIAAELSRMAVDFGTAVVVTNQMTTKFDSKGQGRLTPALGTSWGHAPTLRLILDWDPSRSFRWATLIKSSSLPSGSAPYQVTKDGIRDVFFEKEIVTPPVVIVEDGIPGICFNTIV, encoded by the exons ATGGCTACCAACAATGCAAATAGTCGCCCAATATCTACTTATCCTATTCCTGCATCTATTCAGACCAAGTTAAACAAAGCCGGCTTTCTTACTACAGGTTCAGTTCTAAACTTACGACCTTCGGAGCTCTCATCTA GTGCAGAGATATCTGTTGAAGATGCTGCAGATGTGTTAGATCTCGTGGGGAAACCAATGGGAAAgtttcttgacacaaaaactGCATTAGAAATTCTAAGAGAAGAGCAACTTCTTCATCCTATTGTAACTTTGAGTCAAAATGTTGATGAAATACTATGTGGAGGTGTGCCTCTGTCTAAAGTAACAGAAATTTCTGGAATTGCCGGTGTTGGGAAAACTCAGCTCTG TCTGCAATTGTGTGTTACTGTTCAAATACCAGAAGAATGTGGAGGAATACAGGGTCAAGCCATCTTCATTGATACTGAAGGAAGCTTTAATGCTTCTAGACTTGAAG ATATGAGTCAGGCTTGTGTAGAACATTGTAGGAAGACTATGAATTTACCAGTTGACGCCTGGAATTTGGCATCCATAAGAGAAAATATTTACGTATACCGATGTAAGGAAGTGACTGATCTTTTGTCCTGCGTAATGATACTCAAAGAGTTTCTTAAATCACATCGCCAG GTGAAGTTGATTGTAATAGACAGCTTAGCCTTTCACTTTCGTCATGATCTGGAAAATACGGCTTTACGGAGTCGCGTGCTTCATAAGATTGCTGCCGAACTCAGCAGAATGGCTGTTGATTTTGGAACCGCT gtAGTTGTAACGAATCAAatgacaaccaaatttgatTCCAAAGGACAAGGGCGTTTAACTCCTGCTTTGGGAACATCCTGGGGACACGCTCCTACTTTACGACTTATCTTAGATTGGGATCCATCACGAAGTTTCAGATGGGCAACTTTAATAAAGTCTTCTTCTCTACCATCTGGTTCAGCACCTTACCAG GTAACAAAGGATGGTATTCGGGATGTCTTCTTCGAAAAGGAAATAGTAACGCCCCCCGTTGTCATTGTTGAGGATGGTATTCCTGGAATATGTTTCAATACCATCGTCTAA
- the LOC124320858 gene encoding DNA repair protein RAD51 homolog 3-like isoform X2, which translates to MATNNANSRPISTYPIPASIQTKLNKAGFLTTGAEISVEDAADVLDLVGKPMGKFLDTKTALEILREEQLLHPIVTLSQNVDEILCGGVPLSKVTEISGIAGVGKTQLCLQLCVTVQIPEECGGIQGQAIFIDTEGSFNASRLEDMSQACVEHCRKTMNLPVDAWNLASIRENIYVYRCKEVTDLLSCVMILKEFLKSHRQVKLIVIDSLAFHFRHDLENTALRSRVLHKIAAELSRMAVDFGTAVVVTNQMTTKFDSKGQGRLTPALGTSWGHAPTLRLILDWDPSRSFRWATLIKSSSLPSGSAPYQVTKDGIRDVFFEKEIVTPPVVIVEDGIPGICFNTIV; encoded by the exons ATGGCTACCAACAATGCAAATAGTCGCCCAATATCTACTTATCCTATTCCTGCATCTATTCAGACCAAGTTAAACAAAGCCGGCTTTCTTACTACAG GTGCAGAGATATCTGTTGAAGATGCTGCAGATGTGTTAGATCTCGTGGGGAAACCAATGGGAAAgtttcttgacacaaaaactGCATTAGAAATTCTAAGAGAAGAGCAACTTCTTCATCCTATTGTAACTTTGAGTCAAAATGTTGATGAAATACTATGTGGAGGTGTGCCTCTGTCTAAAGTAACAGAAATTTCTGGAATTGCCGGTGTTGGGAAAACTCAGCTCTG TCTGCAATTGTGTGTTACTGTTCAAATACCAGAAGAATGTGGAGGAATACAGGGTCAAGCCATCTTCATTGATACTGAAGGAAGCTTTAATGCTTCTAGACTTGAAG ATATGAGTCAGGCTTGTGTAGAACATTGTAGGAAGACTATGAATTTACCAGTTGACGCCTGGAATTTGGCATCCATAAGAGAAAATATTTACGTATACCGATGTAAGGAAGTGACTGATCTTTTGTCCTGCGTAATGATACTCAAAGAGTTTCTTAAATCACATCGCCAG GTGAAGTTGATTGTAATAGACAGCTTAGCCTTTCACTTTCGTCATGATCTGGAAAATACGGCTTTACGGAGTCGCGTGCTTCATAAGATTGCTGCCGAACTCAGCAGAATGGCTGTTGATTTTGGAACCGCT gtAGTTGTAACGAATCAAatgacaaccaaatttgatTCCAAAGGACAAGGGCGTTTAACTCCTGCTTTGGGAACATCCTGGGGACACGCTCCTACTTTACGACTTATCTTAGATTGGGATCCATCACGAAGTTTCAGATGGGCAACTTTAATAAAGTCTTCTTCTCTACCATCTGGTTCAGCACCTTACCAG GTAACAAAGGATGGTATTCGGGATGTCTTCTTCGAAAAGGAAATAGTAACGCCCCCCGTTGTCATTGTTGAGGATGGTATTCCTGGAATATGTTTCAATACCATCGTCTAA
- the LOC124326244 gene encoding BAG family molecular chaperone regulator 2-like — protein sequence MSSVDEPMNLTITECESALSCESSERSPVASPEHRNSYFKGLARMVRNFKARALLLEDDQESLFTALMNLRDECTTPSPSIAGLGEEAVTVIDDLTHTLMDVNLKVTTKRSNHEEEALHQVNRLIDHLVSKVHEGPNTKELCHVYIRSCYKSGQCTEETSADDDEHSFQSIIIKCSPDDKHRIRKRLHGLLNYIDSRLTDIYCPNLDAQNK from the exons atgagttCTGTCGACGAACCGATGAACCTTACCATTACGGAGTGTGAATCCGCCCTCTCGTGCGAAA GTTCTGAAAGATCTCCCGTTGCTTCTCCTGAACACCGCAATTCTTACTTTAAAGGACTTGCCAGAATGGTTAGAAATTTCAAGGCAAGGGCATTACTGCTTGAAGATGATCAAGAATCACTTTTTACTGCCTTAATGAACCTTAGAGATGAATGTACAACCCCATCTCCATCAATTGCTG GACTAGGAGAGGAAGCAGTTACTGTAATTGATGACTTGACCCATACATTGATGGATGTAAATTTAAAAGTAACCACGAAACGTAGCAAtcacgaagaagaagctctACATCAAGTCAACCGTTTGATTGACCATCTTGTTTCAAAAGTTCATGAAGGGCCCAATACTAAAGAACTGTGTCATGTTTATATCAGATCTTGTTATAAATCAG GACAATGCACAGAAGAAACCTCTGCGGACGACGATGAGCATTCGTTTCAATCCATAATTATTAAGTGCTCACCAGATGATAAACACCGGATCCGAAAAAGATTGCACGGGCTATTAAACTACATCGATTCTCGACTTACAGATATTTATTGCCCAAACCTTGATGCGCAGAATAAGTAG